The Falco rusticolus isolate bFalRus1 chromosome 5, bFalRus1.pri, whole genome shotgun sequence genome has a segment encoding these proteins:
- the LOC119148344 gene encoding LOW QUALITY PROTEIN: uncharacterized protein LOC119148344 (The sequence of the model RefSeq protein was modified relative to this genomic sequence to represent the inferred CDS: inserted 3 bases in 2 codons; deleted 1 base in 1 codon; substituted 1 base at 1 genomic stop codon), with translation MDDFLGTYHGRPAPQGREWAKNHWFXMQNIVDRIMILQKEAEVRPGKGKSIIYAVSGASLAAAKEDRSQRLCQDDAMVDSLKMTVKALREQLEETKQLLEQERNQNALLKDTLREXLWKESGSFGEVESKLTEKGIRKIYPQGDLQRVKEAAENPPHMYPLVKTEYLYETDNDTCPQIVTKEGPFTGTELAKLRKDFARTPKESKTEYVWKVSLSGGDGILLSEKEAEGYWGPGVFLTTGNPQAPWSLTQRAVYWAKGLNPLKRGDPLAITGTMDQLVESVQKAACVQMMYDRRLESLQGFHMMMPVDPEGMTPXIQGLSDSLKPIGIQLQGKIQNTPIPDRVTWGEVTQELINFERKYGPVGGSWQRPKMRAVRTVGKAERWGPGGYSSCEDLKQQGIFTFTHSPYNSPVWPVHKSNGKWRLTVDYSRFNANTDPLTAAVPDRAELISLIEEQAHPLMATIDVKDMFVMVPLQEEDRDRFAFTLEGQQDTFTRLPRGYKHSPTLAHRALAQELAQILLGVRLYQYIDVLIGGNEIIPVQVTQGKIIQHLDSLGLQIPEEKTQTAANEVKFLGI, from the exons ATGGATGACTTTTTGGGAACCTATCATGGTCGGCCAGCTCCCCAAGGGAGAGAATGGGCAAAAAATCACTGGT CAATGCAGAATATAGTGGATAGGATCATGATATTGCAGAAGGAGGCTGAAGTTAGACCTGGGAAGGGAAAATCCATAATTTATGCAGTTTCAGGGGCAAGTTTggcagcagccaaggaagaTAGGAGTCAAAGATTGTGTCAAGATGATGCCATGGTAGATTCCTTGAAAATGACAGTTAAAGCACTGAGAGAGCAGTTAGAAGAGACAAAACAGCTATTAGAGCAGGAGAGAAACCAGAATGCTTTGTTAAAAGACACATTAAGAGAATAATTGTGGAAAGAAAGTGGCTCATTTGGGGAGGTGGAATCGAAGTTAACAGAGAAAGGGATTAGAAAAATATATCCCCAGGGGGATTTACAGAGAGTaaaagaggcagcagaaaacCCTCCTCACATGTATCCCCTAGTAAAGACTGAGTATTTATATGAGACAGACAATGACACTTGTCCCCAAATTGTTACTAAAGAGGGTCCGTTTACAGGGACTGAGTTAGCAAAATTAAGGAAGGACTTTGCAAGGACTCCAAAGGAATCCAAAACAGAATATGTTTGGAAAGTGTCCTTGTCAGGAGGAGACGGGATTTTGTtgtcagagaaggaagcagaaggataCTGGGGTCCAGGTGTGTTTTTAACTACTGGCAACCCT CAGGCCCCATGGTCATTAACACAGAGGGCAGTGTATTGGGCCAAGGGACTGAACCCTTTGAAGAGAGGAGATCCCCTAGCCATAACAGGTACGATGGATCAGCTGGTAGAAAGTGTACAAAAGGCAGCTTGTGTGCAGATGATGTATGACAGAAGGCTTGAATCTCTCCAGGGCTTTCACATGATGATGCCTGTGGACCCAGAAGGGATGACTCC AATTCAAGGACTTTCTGATTCTTTAAAACCCATTGGGATCCAGCTACAGGGAAAGATACAAAATACCCCCATACCAGACAGAGTTACATGGGGGGAAGTTACCCAAGAGCTAATTAACTTTGAGAGAAAATATGGTCCCGTTGGTGGATCCTGGCAAAGACCAAAAATGAGAGCCGTACGAACTGTGGGAAAAGCTGAGCGATG GGGCCCGGGAGGGTATAGCTCCTGTGAGGATCTTAAACAACAGGGCATTTTTACATTCACCCACTCCCCATACAATTCTCCAGTGTGGCCAGTTCATAAATCAAATGGGAAGTGGAGACTGACTGTAGATTATAGTCGATTTAACGCAAACACCGATCCcttgacagcagcagtgcctgacAGAGCTGAGCTAATCTCACTCATTGAGGAACAGGCTCATCCGTTGATGGCCACAATTGATGTGAAAGATATGTTTGTCATGGTTCCCCTGCAAGAGGAGGACCGTGATCGTTTTGCTTTCACATTGGAGGGACAACAGGATACCTTTACTCGCCTCCCTAGGGGATATAAACATTCTCCCACGTTAGCACATCGTGCTTTGGCACAAGAATTAGCCCAAATTCTACTGGGAGTTAGACTTTATCAATATATCGATGTTTTGATAGGAGGGAATGAAATTATTCCAGTACAAGTGACACAAGGAAAGATTATACAGCACTTAGATTCTCTGGGACTCCAGATACCAGAGGAAAAGACACAAACTGCTgcaaatgaagtaaaatttttaGGGATATAG